One genomic segment of Kribbella jejuensis includes these proteins:
- a CDS encoding GNAT family N-acetyltransferase produces the protein MTAFALRPAVLSDAPRIALWMAQPHVRRWWQQGWSVERWEEEIARQTAGEHSTPCVVTLDEEEFAYVELYRVRHDRLAQYYSYDDEDWGVHVAIGDGTRVGRGLGRQLLREVADTVLRSEPACTRVVAEPDIENTPSVRAFAAAGFVESGQLQLPEKTAVLMVRTRTAQEA, from the coding sequence GTGACGGCGTTCGCACTGCGGCCCGCAGTATTGTCGGACGCTCCTCGGATCGCACTGTGGATGGCACAGCCGCATGTACGGCGCTGGTGGCAGCAAGGCTGGTCGGTGGAGCGCTGGGAAGAGGAGATCGCACGGCAGACCGCGGGGGAGCACTCCACGCCTTGTGTGGTGACCCTGGACGAGGAGGAGTTCGCGTACGTCGAGTTGTACCGCGTGCGACACGACAGGCTGGCGCAGTACTACTCGTACGACGACGAGGACTGGGGCGTTCACGTCGCGATCGGCGACGGCACCCGCGTCGGTCGGGGATTGGGGCGCCAACTACTCCGTGAGGTCGCTGACACGGTGCTGCGTTCGGAGCCGGCGTGTACCCGCGTCGTGGCGGAGCCGGACATCGAGAACACGCCGTCGGTTCGTGCGTTCGCGGCGGCCGGGTTCGTGGAGTCCGGACAGCTCCAGCTGCCCGAGAAGACAGCAGTACTGATGGTCCGCACCCGGACCGCGCAGGAGGCTTGA
- a CDS encoding class I SAM-dependent methyltransferase, with protein MGTGHVELARAQQERWDLAYARRPQLHGAEPSVAARRAVEVFGAAGIDDVLELGAGHGRDALFLARQGFSVHATDFSETALDQLRHEAQRAGLDDRVTAALHDVRDPLPPADRTVNAVFANLLLNMAFSPSELRSLVAEVHRVLCPGGLFVYAVWSADDPCAQQWLPLEDGLSGHDGFVGRFFDRELIDELGEDWNLDEVTPYQEGQRLMLRMTMTKSAPGT; from the coding sequence ATGGGTACTGGGCATGTGGAGCTCGCGAGGGCTCAGCAGGAGCGTTGGGATCTGGCGTACGCGCGCCGGCCGCAGTTGCACGGGGCCGAGCCCTCCGTGGCGGCGCGGCGGGCGGTGGAGGTGTTCGGTGCCGCGGGCATCGATGATGTGCTGGAGCTCGGCGCGGGGCACGGGCGGGACGCGCTTTTTCTGGCTCGGCAGGGATTCAGCGTGCATGCGACCGACTTCAGCGAGACGGCGCTCGATCAGTTGCGGCACGAGGCGCAGCGGGCAGGCCTCGACGATCGGGTGACGGCCGCGCTGCACGACGTACGGGATCCGTTGCCGCCGGCTGATCGGACGGTCAATGCGGTGTTCGCGAATCTCCTGCTCAACATGGCCTTCTCGCCGTCCGAGCTGCGTTCACTGGTGGCCGAGGTGCACCGGGTGCTCTGCCCTGGCGGCCTTTTCGTGTACGCCGTGTGGTCCGCGGACGACCCGTGCGCCCAGCAATGGCTGCCGCTGGAGGACGGGTTGTCCGGGCACGACGGGTTCGTCGGGCGGTTCTTCGACCGGGAACTGATCGATGAACTCGGCGAGGACTGGAACCTCGACGAGGTCACGCCGTACCAGGAAGGACAGCGGCTGATGCTGCGGATGACGATGACGAAGTCCGCACCAGGAACCTGA
- a CDS encoding PfkB family carbohydrate kinase — translation MADSGEMRSEKVLVLANALEKLRTHSGLTADRVRADRTGISAPLLTLAATQRYADVHALDLPDAAVALVGECVRDDLSQSQRIVADIILALGVLEETLRAAGIDPHITRALYQLDLGRRRETLLNHWHPLHAAVSVTPQAAPSDRYLRGTTELAALRELAYQLTRRDTYSVGAKNVVRTDPGPRPELSSSGRVVVIGGAVMDATFRTKHLPAPETSSEALGFSLAPGGKGLTQAVAAARLGLRTSLIAAVATDSFGDKIVEYLEQENVDTSLLKRVPGADTPFTGVFQQQLGDSIAVNWRNDKQIHLDAGDVFKHRKELQECDAVLLTFEVPRDTLEDTLALVHDDAGKRPVVIVTPGQPYPDDEVSADTLAQIDYLVAHAWELESFVGQDADFDPDSVARTLLAYGVKTLCLLVRGGCNAYSRPLRDVLRIAAPPAIYKESAVARDAFCAALAARLIDTKYEFSDKVAHWAAAAMSCAASDFPRRNSLPTRRRIEDLLEGLQT, via the coding sequence ATGGCGGACAGCGGTGAGATGCGTTCGGAGAAGGTCCTCGTGCTCGCCAACGCCCTCGAGAAGCTTCGGACGCACAGTGGACTCACCGCCGACCGGGTCAGAGCCGACCGGACCGGGATCTCCGCGCCGCTGCTGACCCTGGCCGCGACCCAGCGGTACGCCGACGTCCATGCGCTCGATCTTCCGGACGCGGCGGTCGCGTTGGTCGGCGAGTGCGTGCGCGACGACCTGTCCCAGTCCCAGCGGATCGTCGCCGACATCATCCTCGCGCTCGGGGTGCTCGAGGAGACACTGCGCGCGGCGGGCATCGACCCACACATCACTCGCGCGCTGTACCAACTGGACCTCGGCCGCCGCCGCGAGACGCTGCTCAACCACTGGCATCCGCTGCACGCTGCCGTCTCGGTGACGCCTCAGGCCGCACCGAGCGACCGGTACCTGCGCGGTACGACGGAATTGGCCGCACTCCGTGAGCTCGCCTACCAGCTGACCCGCCGCGACACGTACTCGGTCGGCGCCAAGAACGTCGTCCGAACCGATCCTGGACCGAGACCGGAGCTGTCTTCGTCCGGCCGGGTCGTCGTGATCGGCGGCGCCGTGATGGACGCGACGTTCCGAACGAAGCATCTGCCGGCTCCGGAGACGTCGAGCGAGGCGCTCGGGTTCAGCCTTGCGCCTGGCGGCAAAGGCCTCACCCAGGCCGTGGCGGCGGCACGGCTGGGGCTGCGGACATCGCTGATCGCGGCGGTCGCCACCGACAGCTTCGGCGACAAGATCGTCGAATACCTCGAGCAGGAGAACGTCGACACGTCGCTGCTCAAGCGGGTGCCCGGCGCCGACACACCTTTCACCGGTGTCTTCCAGCAGCAGCTCGGCGACAGCATCGCGGTGAACTGGCGCAACGACAAACAGATTCATCTGGACGCCGGTGATGTGTTCAAACACCGCAAGGAGCTCCAGGAGTGCGACGCGGTTCTGCTGACCTTCGAAGTCCCGCGCGACACGCTGGAGGACACTCTCGCGCTGGTCCACGACGATGCGGGGAAGCGTCCCGTGGTCATCGTCACGCCTGGCCAGCCGTACCCGGACGACGAGGTGTCGGCCGACACCCTCGCGCAGATCGACTACCTGGTCGCCCACGCCTGGGAGCTGGAGTCGTTCGTCGGACAAGACGCCGACTTCGATCCCGACTCCGTGGCCAGGACTTTGCTCGCGTACGGCGTCAAGACGCTGTGCCTGCTCGTCAGAGGCGGCTGCAACGCGTACTCGCGCCCGCTCCGCGACGTACTCCGCATCGCGGCCCCGCCGGCGATCTACAAGGAATCCGCGGTCGCCCGCGACGCCTTCTGCGCGGCGCTGGCCGCCCGCCTCATCGACACGAAGTACGAGTTCTCCGACAAGGTCGCGCACTGGGCCGCCGCCGCGATGTCCTGCGCCGCCTCCGACTTCCCACGCCGCAACTCGCTACCGACGAGACGTCGCATCGAGGACCTCCTGGAAGGCCTGCAGACCTAG
- a CDS encoding IucA/IucC family protein, whose protein sequence is MTVWTQCSSELLAKLISQFCTEGLLEPADNRLDLGPVSYTFDATRGAFGSWRVDPVSIRRTTAGILGNDESQPATDPVQFFVDAADVLGVDGSTVAGYVAELTSTLAADVRMASTAVPAAELLELHHSRLEGHLTGHPLLVANKGRLGFSAADSERYAPEARTPLHLVWLAVRRGLAEFRGTPDLSEHAVIARELDPPTIEAFRGRLDDPDAYVWLPCHPWQLDHVIRTQWARELASGEIVVLGESPDEYLPTQSIRTMVNISKPLRYQVKLPLKILNTSVYRGIPEHCTLAAPMITQWLRGLWSRDSMLSGTELLGEVASVTVPHPQLSAHAGIPYQWTETLGCIWRDPLDPRLQGDESAWPLAAVLHPGFTAAAIARSGTDPETWLATLLATILRPLLHLLHHYGITVNPHGENLAIICGPDGLPTRLVIKDLVDDINLSTDPILARGPEPDSHTKVLPRKPWPILRQYVVDALLLGVLNPLSTQNLIPENNFWGIVRGEVHRYTETHPEYTDRLAATALTGPTFFRFPLNGYRLKLGYTDLDTRPPIPVTGTIANPLHTVEPVFVKTTLPTDQQSADNAQ, encoded by the coding sequence ATGACGGTCTGGACGCAGTGTTCGTCGGAGTTGCTGGCGAAGCTCATCTCCCAGTTCTGCACGGAGGGCTTGCTCGAACCGGCGGACAACCGCTTGGACCTCGGGCCGGTCTCCTACACGTTCGACGCGACCCGTGGCGCCTTCGGGAGCTGGCGGGTCGATCCGGTGTCCATTCGCCGTACGACGGCGGGCATCCTCGGCAACGACGAGAGCCAGCCCGCCACGGACCCGGTGCAGTTCTTCGTCGACGCGGCCGACGTACTGGGTGTCGACGGGTCGACCGTGGCCGGGTACGTCGCAGAACTCACCAGCACGTTGGCCGCCGACGTACGCATGGCTTCCACCGCAGTGCCGGCGGCTGAGCTGCTCGAACTGCACCACAGCCGGCTGGAAGGGCACCTGACCGGTCACCCGCTGCTCGTCGCCAACAAGGGCCGCCTGGGCTTCTCCGCGGCCGACAGCGAGCGTTACGCCCCGGAGGCCCGTACGCCGCTGCACCTGGTCTGGCTGGCCGTACGGCGTGGTCTCGCAGAATTCCGCGGTACGCCGGACCTCTCGGAGCACGCCGTCATCGCCCGGGAACTGGACCCGCCGACGATCGAAGCGTTCCGTGGCAGGTTGGACGATCCGGACGCCTACGTCTGGCTGCCGTGCCACCCGTGGCAACTCGACCACGTCATCCGCACCCAGTGGGCCCGCGAGTTGGCGTCCGGGGAGATCGTGGTGCTGGGGGAGAGCCCCGACGAGTACCTGCCGACGCAGTCGATCCGCACGATGGTCAACATCTCGAAACCCTTGCGGTACCAGGTCAAGCTCCCGCTGAAGATCCTGAACACCTCGGTCTACCGTGGCATCCCCGAGCACTGCACGCTGGCCGCTCCGATGATCACCCAATGGCTGCGCGGCCTCTGGTCCCGCGACTCCATGCTGTCCGGCACCGAACTCCTCGGCGAGGTTGCCTCGGTCACCGTTCCGCATCCACAGCTCTCCGCCCACGCCGGCATCCCGTACCAGTGGACCGAAACCCTCGGCTGCATCTGGCGCGACCCCCTCGACCCGCGGTTGCAGGGCGATGAGTCCGCGTGGCCGCTGGCCGCAGTACTGCACCCGGGCTTCACCGCAGCCGCGATCGCCCGCAGCGGCACCGACCCGGAAACCTGGCTCGCGACCCTGCTCGCCACCATCCTGCGACCGCTGCTCCACCTACTCCACCACTACGGCATCACGGTCAACCCGCACGGTGAAAACCTGGCAATCATCTGCGGCCCCGACGGCCTGCCCACCCGCCTGGTGATCAAGGACCTGGTCGACGACATCAACCTCTCCACCGACCCGATCCTTGCCCGCGGCCCCGAACCCGACTCCCACACCAAGGTCCTCCCCAGAAAACCCTGGCCCATCCTCCGCCAGTACGTAGTCGACGCCCTCCTCCTCGGCGTCCTCAACCCCCTCTCGACCCAGAACCTGATCCCCGAAAACAACTTCTGGGGCATCGTGCGCGGCGAGGTACACCGCTACACCGAAACCCACCCTGAATACACCGACCGGTTGGCAGCAACCGCATTGACAGGTCCTACGTTTTTCCGGTTCCCGCTGAACGGATACCGCCTGAAACTCGGCTACACCGACCTCGACACCCGTCCACCGATACCTGTCACCGGCACCATTGCAAATCCACTGCACACCGTCGAACCGGTGTTCGTGAAAACAACCTTGCCAACCGATCAGCAGTCCGCTGACAATGCCCAATGA
- a CDS encoding lysine N(6)-hydroxylase/L-ornithine N(5)-oxygenase family protein, whose amino-acid sequence MYDVIAIGCGPFNLGLAALADGVDDVRLAVFDSRPEFTWHRGLMFEDAMLQVSFLADLVSLVEPAHHLSFLSYLRQSDRLYQFYVREKFHPTRREYEAYLQWCAAQLESLHFGHHVRSVDWNGEAFELTVERGDAVEHYEARHLVVGVGTEPFVPAALAGLPEERFTHSADYLFRRDDLLRTGHVTVVGSGQSGAECFLDLLRSRDTAVSWLTRTAAFTPLDYSKLVLEMTTPSYVDYFHALDERVRDQLVKDQWRHYKGISSETLEDIHDVLYARDLSAAPAELQVGVGVVSAVARADGLELTMLHADSGKTFQHTTGGVVAATGYRNRPLPFMESLQPRIDHDASGRWVINRNHSVQGALEGRLFVANADLHSHGVAAPDLGLGAVRNATMLNSVAGREVYRLPKSTAFTTFAIPG is encoded by the coding sequence ATGTACGACGTGATCGCGATCGGCTGCGGGCCGTTCAACCTCGGACTCGCCGCGCTGGCGGACGGTGTCGACGACGTACGGCTGGCGGTGTTCGACAGCAGGCCGGAGTTCACCTGGCACCGCGGGCTGATGTTCGAGGACGCGATGCTGCAGGTGTCGTTCCTGGCCGACCTGGTCAGTCTGGTGGAGCCGGCGCACCACCTCTCGTTCTTGTCGTATCTGCGCCAGAGCGACCGCCTGTACCAGTTCTACGTACGGGAGAAGTTCCACCCGACGCGGCGCGAGTACGAGGCGTATCTGCAGTGGTGTGCGGCGCAGTTGGAGTCACTGCACTTCGGTCACCACGTGCGGTCGGTTGACTGGAACGGTGAGGCGTTCGAGCTGACTGTGGAGCGCGGTGACGCTGTGGAGCACTACGAAGCGCGGCACCTCGTGGTCGGCGTCGGCACTGAGCCCTTCGTACCTGCCGCGCTGGCGGGACTGCCGGAAGAGCGGTTCACGCACTCGGCGGACTACCTGTTCCGTCGGGACGACCTGCTGCGCACCGGTCACGTGACCGTAGTCGGCTCGGGGCAGTCTGGCGCCGAGTGCTTCCTGGACCTGCTCCGCTCCCGGGACACCGCAGTGTCGTGGCTGACCCGTACGGCGGCGTTCACGCCGTTGGACTACTCGAAGCTTGTGCTGGAGATGACGACGCCGTCGTACGTCGACTACTTCCACGCACTGGATGAGCGTGTGCGTGACCAACTGGTGAAAGACCAGTGGCGTCACTACAAGGGCATCTCGTCGGAGACGCTCGAGGACATTCACGACGTGCTCTACGCGCGCGATCTGAGCGCAGCTCCGGCCGAGCTCCAGGTCGGCGTCGGCGTCGTGTCCGCGGTCGCCCGTGCCGACGGCCTCGAGCTGACCATGCTGCACGCCGACAGCGGCAAGACCTTCCAGCACACCACCGGCGGGGTAGTAGCCGCCACCGGCTACCGCAACCGTCCCTTGCCTTTCATGGAGTCTCTGCAGCCGCGGATCGACCACGACGCCTCGGGCCGCTGGGTCATCAACCGCAACCATAGTGTTCAGGGGGCTCTTGAAGGACGCCTCTTTGTTGCCAACGCCGATCTGCACAGTCACGGCGTCGCTGCGCCGGACCTGGGCCTCGGAGCGGTTCGCAATGCGACGATGTTGAACAGTGTGGCCGGGCGCGAGGTGTACCGGCTGCCCAAGTCGACCGCGTTCACGACGTTTGCGATCCCCGGATGA